In a genomic window of Sporosarcina trichiuri:
- a CDS encoding fluoride efflux transporter FluC, producing MTAADILAVSAGAFFGAMLRFAVSKKLNQDAHAPVGTLAVNLFGCLLIGFVMRLQLPGPITFFLVSGFAGSLTTFSTWIKEGIGMMRLGKYGRSILYLAGSVLFGLLFTAAGYVTGGFFTG from the coding sequence TTTTTTGGCGCCATGCTCCGGTTTGCCGTCTCGAAAAAACTGAACCAGGACGCTCATGCACCAGTCGGCACCTTGGCCGTGAACCTTTTTGGCTGCCTGCTGATCGGGTTTGTCATGAGGCTTCAGCTGCCGGGACCGATCACATTCTTTCTCGTGTCCGGGTTCGCCGGCTCCCTTACAACGTTCTCCACGTGGATCAAAGAGGGGATCGGCATGATGCGGCTCGGGAAGTACGGCAGATCGATCCTCTACCTGGCCGGCTCCGTCCTGTTCGGTCTGCTGTTCACCGCTGCAGGTTATGTCACAGGAGGATTTTTCACAGGCTGA
- a CDS encoding catalase — MQNEKHRQLETFRSNDHNKSMTTNQGLKVSEDEHSLKAGDRGPTLMEDFHFREKMTHFDHERIPERVVHARGYAAHGEFELYESMSEYTKAGFLQTPGKKTPVFTRFSTVAGSRGSAETVRDVRGFAVKFYTEEGNYDLVGNNMPVFFIQDAIKFPDLVHAVKPEPHNEMPQAASAHDTFWDFVANNQESAHMIMWHMSDRAIPRSFRMMEGFGVHTFRFINAEGKSHFVKFHWKPKLGVHSLVWDEAQKVSGKDPDFHRRDLWESIENGDYPEWELGVQIVPEEDEFNFEFDILDPTKIWPEEDVPVKLIGKMTLNRNVDNVFAETEQVAFHPGHVVPGIDFSNDPLLQGRLFSYTDTQLIRLGGPNFHELPINRPVCPFHNNQRDGYGRQTINTGQVAYHKNSMADNTPSVSSEADGGYVHYQEKVEGRKVAARSDSFKDHFSQAKLFWNSMSLPEKKHIVDAFSFEVGKVKNKDVRQQVVDMFGNVDNGLASAVAHAVGVHAPNGDEESTVEKESPALSQENKAKLPDTRKVGILIGNGFDDKEVETLVETCLNAGMNVDLIGERYGTVTGAGGLEAEIDETTQTMHAVLYDAIVAAGGDAENQQQYEMDTVDFLNEAYKHFKPIALLSKAQPLAEKSNVEMTDGVVAAGQDGFADQFVQAVAQHRHWNR; from the coding sequence ATGCAGAACGAAAAGCATCGCCAGCTCGAGACGTTTCGTTCCAATGACCATAACAAATCGATGACGACGAACCAGGGACTGAAAGTTTCGGAGGATGAGCATTCGCTGAAAGCGGGTGACCGCGGGCCGACCCTGATGGAAGACTTCCATTTCCGTGAAAAGATGACGCACTTCGATCACGAGCGTATCCCTGAGCGGGTCGTGCACGCGAGAGGGTATGCCGCGCACGGTGAGTTTGAACTGTACGAGTCGATGAGCGAGTATACGAAGGCCGGCTTCCTTCAGACGCCTGGAAAGAAAACACCGGTCTTCACACGGTTCTCGACTGTTGCCGGAAGCCGCGGTTCCGCGGAAACGGTGCGTGACGTCCGCGGATTTGCCGTGAAGTTCTATACGGAAGAAGGGAATTATGATCTCGTCGGCAACAATATGCCGGTATTCTTCATCCAGGATGCCATCAAATTCCCTGACCTCGTCCATGCCGTGAAGCCGGAACCGCATAATGAGATGCCGCAGGCGGCGTCCGCCCACGATACGTTCTGGGATTTTGTTGCGAACAACCAGGAATCCGCACATATGATCATGTGGCATATGTCCGATCGTGCGATTCCGAGAAGTTTCCGCATGATGGAAGGGTTCGGCGTACATACCTTCCGGTTCATCAACGCGGAAGGGAAATCTCATTTTGTCAAATTCCATTGGAAGCCGAAACTGGGCGTCCACTCGCTCGTCTGGGATGAGGCCCAGAAAGTGAGCGGGAAAGATCCGGATTTCCACCGCCGGGATCTTTGGGAAAGTATCGAGAACGGTGATTATCCGGAATGGGAGCTTGGTGTGCAGATCGTACCGGAGGAAGATGAGTTCAATTTCGAATTCGATATTCTGGATCCGACAAAAATCTGGCCGGAAGAGGATGTGCCGGTCAAGCTCATCGGAAAGATGACGCTCAACCGGAATGTGGACAATGTATTCGCCGAAACGGAACAGGTGGCATTCCATCCCGGCCATGTCGTGCCGGGCATCGATTTCTCGAATGACCCGCTGCTGCAGGGCCGTCTGTTCTCCTATACGGATACACAGCTGATCCGTCTCGGCGGGCCGAATTTCCATGAACTGCCCATCAACCGTCCGGTCTGTCCGTTCCACAACAACCAGCGGGATGGCTACGGCCGTCAGACCATCAATACAGGACAGGTCGCCTACCACAAAAACTCGATGGCGGATAACACACCTTCCGTATCCTCGGAAGCGGATGGCGGATATGTCCATTATCAGGAGAAGGTGGAAGGTCGGAAGGTTGCCGCACGGAGCGATTCGTTTAAAGACCATTTCTCCCAGGCGAAGCTGTTCTGGAACAGCATGAGTCTGCCGGAGAAAAAGCATATTGTCGATGCGTTCAGCTTTGAAGTCGGCAAGGTGAAAAACAAAGACGTCCGCCAGCAGGTCGTCGATATGTTCGGCAACGTAGATAACGGGCTTGCTTCTGCAGTTGCCCATGCAGTCGGTGTACACGCACCGAACGGCGATGAAGAGAGCACTGTTGAGAAAGAGTCACCTGCTCTCAGCCAGGAAAACAAAGCGAAACTTCCGGATACCCGCAAAGTCGGAATCCTGATCGGCAATGGATTCGACGACAAAGAAGTGGAGACACTTGTCGAGACGTGCCTGAACGCAGGTATGAATGTCGATCTGATCGGTGAACGGTACGGAACCGTGACCGGAGCAGGCGGCCTGGAAGCGGAAATCGATGAAACGACCCAGACGATGCACGCTGTCCTCTATGATGCAATCGTCGCTGCAGGCGGGGACGCGGAGAACCAGCAGCAGTATGAAATGGATACGGTCGACTTCCTGAACGAAGCGTACAAACACTTCAAACCGATCGCCCTTCTGTCGAAAGCACAGCCGCTCGCAGAGAAATCGAACGTCGAAATGACGGACGGTGTGGTGGCAGCCGGACAAGATGGATTCGCTGACCAATTCGTCCAGGCAGTCGCACAGCACCGCCACTGGAACCGATAA
- a CDS encoding thermonuclease family protein, with protein MGEMPQNRSRRKTKGSLSALVIAVILAGAYYLFGPAEETAPTREGLIPVELIKTIDGDTIIIEYEGKEQNVRYLLIDTPETNHPRLGKQPFGEEAKRRNQEILNSGRLEIEFDVGPKYDKYNRLLAYIYIDGESVQEKLLEEGLARVAYVYPPNTGHLDEYERKQAEAKKKGIGIWTLEDYATDRGFDSTAYPEGKGASSAPKPSSAKDKAKETFANCTKLRKVYPDGVKKGHPAYADRLDGDKDGVACEQR; from the coding sequence GTGGGCGAAATGCCGCAGAACAGAAGCAGACGGAAGACGAAAGGGAGCCTGTCCGCATTAGTCATCGCTGTCATCCTGGCCGGTGCCTATTATTTGTTCGGCCCGGCGGAAGAGACGGCTCCGACCAGGGAAGGGCTGATCCCAGTTGAGCTTATCAAAACCATTGACGGTGATACGATCATAATCGAGTACGAAGGCAAAGAGCAGAACGTGCGCTATCTGCTGATCGACACGCCGGAGACGAACCATCCGCGTCTCGGAAAGCAGCCGTTCGGCGAAGAGGCGAAACGGCGGAATCAGGAGATCCTCAATAGCGGCAGATTGGAAATCGAGTTCGACGTCGGACCGAAGTATGACAAATACAACCGGCTGCTCGCCTATATCTACATAGACGGAGAGAGTGTGCAGGAGAAACTGCTGGAAGAGGGTCTTGCGCGTGTGGCGTATGTGTACCCACCGAACACCGGTCATCTCGATGAGTATGAGAGGAAGCAAGCTGAAGCGAAAAAGAAGGGGATCGGTATCTGGACGCTTGAGGACTATGCGACCGACCGCGGTTTTGACAGTACTGCCTATCCGGAGGGGAAAGGAGCATCGTCAGCGCCAAAGCCGTCTTCAGCAAAAGATAAGGCTAAAGAGACATTCGCGAACTGCACCAAATTGCGTAAAGTGTACCCGGATGGTGTGAAGAAAGGCCATCCCGCGTATGCGGATCGGCTGGACGGCGACAAAGACGGCGTCGCTTGTGAACAGCGATGA
- the nhaC gene encoding Na+/H+ antiporter NhaC, protein MDHIQPVIKPSFTASLSLAVLIILTISVSIIGFGAVPHLPILAAILLLIGYGLFRKVPYRTLQEGMTEGAGAGMGAVFLFFFIGMLISSWMMSGTIPSLINAGFQLITPTYFYAIAFTVTAIIGISIGSSLTTVATVGVALLSMAGVLGLSPAIAAGAIVSGAFFGDKMSPLSDTTNLASSLVGVDLFAHIRNMMWTTVPAFVLSFIIFAILSPAADGAKMDTIHSFREALIETGLVHWVSFVPLVLLIALTLMKVPALLTLAGSTASAVAVGCGLHPYSASEVFGILFGGFVSETGVEAVDSLLTRGGISSMFFTITLVVLALTMGGLLFKLGIVQTLLARVEQSLRTAGSVIGASAATAVSINVLIGEQYLSILLTGQAFQGQFKKLGLASKNLSRVMEDAGTVVNPLVPWSVCGIFIADVLGVPVADYFGFALFCLFSPVLTILFSLTGKTLTYDRESA, encoded by the coding sequence ATGGACCACATCCAGCCAGTTATCAAACCATCATTCACAGCATCTCTATCACTCGCCGTCCTGATCATCCTGACAATCAGTGTCAGCATCATCGGGTTCGGCGCCGTGCCGCACCTCCCTATACTGGCCGCCATCCTTCTGCTCATCGGATACGGCCTGTTCAGGAAAGTCCCGTACCGCACGCTGCAGGAAGGGATGACCGAAGGTGCCGGTGCCGGTATGGGCGCAGTGTTCCTGTTCTTTTTCATCGGCATGCTGATCAGCAGCTGGATGATGAGCGGGACGATCCCGAGTCTCATCAATGCGGGGTTCCAGCTCATTACACCTACGTACTTCTATGCGATCGCCTTCACGGTCACAGCGATCATCGGTATCTCCATCGGCAGCTCGCTGACAACCGTGGCGACCGTCGGCGTTGCACTGCTCAGTATGGCTGGTGTGCTCGGTCTGTCGCCTGCGATCGCAGCTGGAGCCATCGTTTCCGGAGCGTTCTTCGGGGACAAAATGTCGCCGCTTTCGGATACGACCAATCTGGCGTCTTCGCTCGTCGGAGTCGACCTGTTCGCCCATATCCGCAATATGATGTGGACGACCGTGCCGGCATTCGTGCTGTCGTTCATCATCTTCGCCATCCTGTCGCCCGCTGCGGACGGAGCGAAGATGGATACGATCCACTCGTTCCGGGAGGCGCTGATCGAGACAGGACTCGTCCATTGGGTCTCGTTCGTGCCGCTCGTACTTCTGATCGCCCTGACACTGATGAAAGTCCCTGCACTGCTGACGCTTGCTGGCAGCACAGCTTCGGCAGTCGCGGTCGGCTGCGGGCTGCATCCGTACAGCGCATCCGAGGTGTTCGGCATCCTGTTCGGCGGGTTCGTCTCGGAAACGGGCGTGGAGGCGGTGGACAGCCTGCTGACCCGGGGAGGGATCAGCAGCATGTTCTTCACGATCACTCTGGTGGTACTGGCTCTTACGATGGGCGGCTTGCTGTTCAAGCTCGGGATCGTCCAGACGCTGCTTGCACGAGTGGAGCAGTCGCTCCGGACAGCGGGCTCCGTCATCGGGGCATCCGCCGCCACCGCTGTCAGCATCAACGTCCTGATCGGTGAACAGTACTTATCCATCCTGCTGACCGGCCAGGCGTTCCAGGGGCAGTTCAAAAAGCTCGGACTCGCCAGCAAAAATCTGAGCCGCGTCATGGAGGATGCCGGGACGGTCGTCAATCCGCTGGTCCCATGGAGTGTCTGCGGGATCTTCATCGCCGATGTACTCGGCGTCCCGGTCGCAGACTATTTCGGTTTCGCGCTGTTCTGCCTGTTCTCTCCCGTACTGACGATCCTGTTCAGCCTGACAGGCAAGACTCTCACATATGATAGAGAATCCGCATGA
- a CDS encoding isoprenylcysteine carboxyl methyltransferase family protein encodes MLFWILFLIVVCQRLAELAVAKSNEKRMKAQGAYEVGARHYPAIVLLHTAFFVSLLLEVLIRKPPLSPVWGLLLAVFLLTQVLRIWCLASLGKYWNTKIIILPGADVVMRGPYRFIRHPNYVIVATEILVLPLIFGAWITAILFTLLNIWMMSVRIPEEERALKEATNYKEKFSLDN; translated from the coding sequence TTGCTGTTCTGGATCCTGTTTTTGATCGTCGTCTGTCAGCGTCTCGCTGAACTGGCTGTTGCCAAGAGCAACGAAAAGAGGATGAAAGCGCAGGGGGCGTATGAAGTTGGTGCACGTCATTATCCGGCGATCGTCCTGCTGCACACAGCGTTCTTCGTCTCCCTGCTGCTTGAAGTGCTCATCCGGAAGCCGCCGCTCTCGCCGGTCTGGGGGCTGCTGCTCGCCGTCTTCCTGCTTACGCAAGTGCTGAGGATCTGGTGCCTGGCATCCCTCGGCAAGTATTGGAATACGAAGATCATCATACTTCCCGGTGCGGATGTTGTGATGAGAGGCCCTTACCGCTTCATCCGCCATCCGAATTATGTTATCGTCGCAACGGAGATCTTGGTTCTGCCGCTGATATTCGGTGCCTGGATCACGGCCATCCTCTTCACACTGCTGAACATCTGGATGATGTCCGTCCGGATTCCGGAAGAAGAGCGTGCGCTGAAGGAAGCCACCAATTACAAAGAGAAGTTCTCATTGGATAATTGA
- a CDS encoding type III polyketide synthase: MPQILSVSTHLPPNLVKQEEAVELSRSVFSGRFKDIERLLNVFQNGDIEQRNVCMPLDWYGRPHDFEERNDLYISKAVEYGTLAVTDCLHSSFLDHPVSYEDIDAIIFVSSTGIATPSIEARIMNKLPFRDDVKRIPLWGLGCAGGAAGLSRAHEYCRAYPKANVLVLAIELCSLTFQKDDYSKSNLVGVSLFSDGVACALIAGDDSALSTDRVRPSIIGTTSKLMPDSEEVMGWDVKNNGLYVVFSKSIPTIITEWLGPFVHQFLAGHGLNDQDISHFVAHPGGKKVLKAYEDALHFDSSMTAISRDVLRMNGNMSSPTVLYVLKRFMETGPAAGEYGVLAALGPGFSGELQLLKWE; the protein is encoded by the coding sequence ATGCCACAGATTTTATCGGTAAGCACTCACCTTCCGCCGAATCTGGTGAAGCAGGAAGAAGCCGTCGAGCTGTCACGGTCCGTATTCAGCGGCCGTTTCAAGGATATCGAACGGCTTTTGAATGTGTTCCAGAACGGTGATATCGAACAGCGGAATGTCTGCATGCCGCTCGATTGGTATGGAAGACCGCATGACTTTGAAGAGCGCAACGATCTGTACATATCGAAAGCTGTAGAATACGGCACATTGGCAGTTACGGACTGCCTGCATTCAAGTTTTCTGGATCACCCCGTCTCCTACGAAGATATCGATGCCATCATCTTCGTTTCCAGTACGGGTATCGCGACACCGAGCATCGAAGCACGCATCATGAACAAGCTGCCTTTCCGCGATGACGTCAAGCGGATTCCGCTGTGGGGGCTCGGTTGTGCCGGGGGTGCAGCGGGGCTCAGCCGCGCCCACGAGTACTGCCGTGCCTATCCGAAGGCGAACGTGCTCGTCCTGGCGATCGAACTGTGCAGTCTGACGTTCCAGAAAGACGACTATTCGAAGAGCAACCTGGTCGGCGTCTCCTTGTTCTCGGACGGCGTCGCCTGTGCACTTATTGCGGGTGATGATTCGGCCTTGTCAACGGACCGGGTTCGCCCTTCCATCATCGGGACAACGTCCAAGCTGATGCCGGATTCCGAGGAGGTCATGGGCTGGGATGTGAAGAACAACGGCCTGTATGTCGTTTTTTCGAAAAGCATTCCAACAATCATCACTGAATGGCTCGGGCCGTTCGTCCATCAGTTTTTGGCAGGTCATGGGCTGAATGATCAGGACATCTCACATTTCGTCGCCCATCCAGGCGGCAAGAAGGTGCTGAAGGCGTATGAAGATGCCCTGCATTTCGACAGTTCCATGACGGCCATTTCGAGGGATGTCCTGCGCATGAACGGCAACATGTCCTCCCCTACTGTGCTGTATGTCTTGAAGCGGTTCATGGAAACCGGACCTGCGGCCGGCGAATACGGTGTGCTGGCAGCGCTCGGTCCCGGGTTTTCCGGGGAACTCCAGCTGCTGAAATGGGAATGA
- a CDS encoding cupin domain-containing protein: MKLIETNNQLVQQAKSVKPVWSGTNGKILNIQLRKGEEVAEHDADMEVLIIVRKGTVRFTVEGEPVSVTAETVLHMAPFEKHSLYAETDADVCVVQIAP, encoded by the coding sequence ATGAAACTGATCGAAACGAACAATCAGCTTGTACAGCAGGCGAAATCCGTGAAGCCGGTATGGTCGGGAACCAACGGCAAGATATTGAATATCCAGCTGCGCAAAGGTGAGGAGGTCGCCGAGCATGATGCGGATATGGAAGTGCTAATCATCGTCAGGAAAGGGACCGTCCGCTTCACAGTGGAAGGCGAACCGGTCTCCGTCACTGCCGAAACCGTTCTGCACATGGCGCCGTTTGAGAAACACAGCCTGTATGCCGAGACGGACGCGGATGTATGTGTTGTCCAGATTGCACCGTAA
- a CDS encoding YaiI/YqxD family protein, with the protein MNILVDADGCPVVDLTVQTARQHGIPCLLICDTAHQMEREGADTLVVSKGADAVDFVLVNRIQPGDIIVTQDYGLAAMALAKRGRPIDQNGRWYTDDNIDQLLFARHTAQKVRQAGGRLKGPKKRTAEQNEAFLSSLERLIAQQAT; encoded by the coding sequence ATGAACATATTAGTCGATGCCGACGGCTGTCCCGTCGTCGATCTAACTGTACAAACTGCCAGGCAGCACGGGATCCCCTGCCTGCTCATTTGCGATACCGCCCATCAGATGGAACGTGAAGGCGCGGATACACTTGTCGTCTCCAAGGGTGCAGATGCTGTGGATTTCGTCCTTGTCAACCGGATCCAGCCGGGTGATATCATCGTCACCCAGGATTATGGTCTTGCCGCCATGGCACTTGCAAAACGCGGCAGGCCGATCGATCAGAACGGCAGATGGTATACGGATGACAACATCGACCAGCTGCTGTTCGCCCGGCACACCGCGCAAAAGGTCAGACAGGCCGGTGGGCGGCTGAAAGGACCGAAAAAGAGAACGGCCGAGCAGAATGAGGCATTCCTGAGCAGTCTCGAAAGATTGATCGCCCAGCAGGCTACCTGA